A genome region from Bacteroidota bacterium includes the following:
- a CDS encoding ATP-binding protein: MTDVHELTIREPVVDPVDANAACIAREIGWFSQVVNRRLASHESSVHTNGHESTAKQWLTHKTHSSNGSASHVSTEAPPSVSSVPFTMPEPPDLRGDQSVYAQLVQYYEFTPTERIILMLAIIPHVQPHLLDVFLSVNTATGRGYSEFGGLKGVRHGGFLPTIETALFIATGNDLSERFRMHRLFEPSHVFSAHSILSFDTAGSSEPSFSSGIALSEEYVDFFTTGNVRKPQFSMEFPAKQLTTAYEWSDLIVDEYTMRQLEQIRTWLEHGRTLYEDWGMHTKLSPGFKALFFGPPGTGKTLTAALLGKYFQLDVYRIDLSMVVSKYIGETEKNLEKVFRKAENKRWILFFDEADALFGARTAISDSHDKYANQEIAYLLQRLEDYPGLVILASNMRNNVDEAFTRRLQAVINFPKPQFNERVRLWQNAFSPLSQPPGPEEIRRIGQQYEISGGAIMNVARFASLEALKRSEVTITVDDIIEGIKNEYRKEGKIA; this comes from the coding sequence ATGACTGACGTACACGAACTGACCATTCGGGAGCCTGTCGTCGATCCGGTCGATGCGAATGCGGCGTGCATTGCGCGAGAGATCGGTTGGTTTTCCCAAGTCGTAAATCGTCGTCTTGCGAGCCATGAATCTTCAGTACACACGAATGGCCATGAGAGTACAGCCAAACAGTGGCTGACGCATAAGACACATTCGTCGAACGGTTCTGCCAGCCATGTATCGACCGAAGCACCGCCTTCCGTTTCGTCGGTACCGTTTACCATGCCCGAACCGCCGGATCTGCGCGGAGATCAGTCGGTGTATGCACAACTGGTGCAATATTACGAGTTCACACCGACCGAACGCATCATACTTATGCTGGCGATTATTCCGCATGTGCAGCCGCATTTACTCGATGTATTTCTGTCGGTCAATACTGCGACCGGCCGGGGATACAGCGAATTCGGCGGGCTCAAAGGAGTGCGCCACGGCGGATTTTTACCGACGATTGAAACAGCGCTCTTCATTGCGACCGGCAACGATCTTTCGGAGCGATTTCGGATGCATCGTCTCTTCGAGCCGTCGCATGTTTTCTCAGCGCATTCGATTCTCTCATTCGATACTGCCGGATCGTCGGAACCGTCGTTTAGTAGCGGCATTGCTCTTTCGGAAGAGTATGTCGATTTCTTTACGACCGGCAACGTTCGCAAGCCGCAATTCAGCATGGAATTTCCGGCCAAGCAGTTGACCACAGCGTATGAATGGTCGGATCTGATCGTCGATGAATATACGATGCGTCAACTTGAGCAGATCCGCACATGGCTTGAACATGGTCGGACGCTCTATGAGGACTGGGGAATGCATACAAAACTTTCACCCGGCTTCAAAGCATTGTTCTTTGGCCCCCCGGGAACGGGCAAAACACTAACGGCGGCATTGCTCGGGAAATACTTCCAGCTCGATGTGTACCGCATCGATCTGTCGATGGTCGTTTCGAAGTATATCGGAGAAACCGAGAAAAATCTCGAAAAAGTATTTCGTAAGGCAGAAAACAAGCGGTGGATTTTATTCTTCGACGAAGCCGATGCACTCTTCGGTGCCCGCACGGCCATTTCGGATTCCCACGACAAATATGCGAATCAGGAGATTGCATATCTGTTGCAACGGCTCGAAGATTACCCGGGTCTTGTGATTCTTGCGTCGAACATGCGCAATAATGTGGACGAAGCATTCACTCGCCGCTTGCAGGCCGTGATCAATTTTCCGAAGCCCCAGTTCAATGAGCGTGTGCGCTTGTGGCAGAATGCGTTCAGTCCGCTGTCGCAGCCGCCGGGGCCGGAAGAGATACGTCGAATCGGACAGCAGTATGAGATATCGGGAGGTGCGATCATGAACGTCGCGCGATTCGCATCGCTCGAAGCGCTTAAACGTAGTGAAGTGACCATTACTGTTGACGATATCATCGAAGGCATAAAGAACGAATATCGAAAAGAGGGAAAGATCGCATGA
- a CDS encoding sigma-54-dependent Fis family transcriptional regulator yields the protein MTNLPVLIIDDEPSLRTLLAKLLTLEGFTVFEAENAAKGRKTLEEELIYVVVSDVRLPDADGVELVSQLKEQYPDIEIVVITAFGTIEGGVTAIKHGAFDYITKGEEDDRVVLTVQKAAERASLRKQLRELQQRIDSKVEFSKLIGSSEAIARAIELAKKVATTDTTVLLLGETGTGKELFAEAIHRSSKRRNGPFVAINCSAIPKDIQESELFGHAKGAFTGAVTDKRGFFEEANAGTIFLDEIGDMTPETQTKLLRTFESRSITRLGETKPRPIDVRIIAATNVNLREAVGEKLFREDLYYRLNGFTIFLPPLRERLDDIDLLAYHFLRSFASEFGKDISGMSSGFVTALKRHRWLGNIRELKNVIERAVILSTGNTLTEDLLPEDVRSARNSDASAAHDVIPTLDELERKHITDILRKCSNNKTQAATLLGISVATLYRKLKEYGL from the coding sequence ATGACTAATCTGCCAGTACTGATCATTGATGATGAACCCTCGCTCCGTACCCTGTTGGCGAAGTTGCTAACACTGGAAGGATTCACCGTCTTTGAAGCAGAAAACGCGGCGAAGGGGAGGAAAACTCTTGAAGAAGAACTAATCTATGTTGTGGTCTCCGACGTAAGGCTACCAGATGCAGACGGTGTAGAGTTGGTCTCTCAACTCAAAGAACAGTATCCCGATATCGAGATCGTTGTGATAACGGCGTTCGGCACCATCGAAGGCGGCGTTACCGCAATAAAACATGGAGCATTCGATTATATTACCAAGGGAGAAGAAGACGATCGTGTTGTGCTTACTGTCCAAAAGGCGGCTGAACGAGCATCGTTACGCAAACAGTTGCGAGAGCTTCAGCAACGGATCGATTCGAAGGTCGAATTTTCAAAGTTGATCGGCTCCTCAGAAGCGATTGCGCGTGCAATCGAGCTTGCAAAAAAAGTGGCCACTACTGACACAACCGTCCTCTTACTTGGTGAGACCGGGACCGGAAAAGAACTCTTTGCCGAAGCAATCCACCGTTCGTCGAAGCGCCGCAACGGGCCGTTTGTTGCCATTAACTGCAGCGCAATCCCGAAAGATATTCAGGAATCCGAACTCTTCGGCCATGCCAAAGGGGCGTTCACCGGGGCAGTGACCGATAAACGCGGTTTTTTTGAAGAAGCGAATGCGGGCACGATCTTCCTCGACGAAATCGGCGATATGACGCCGGAGACACAGACAAAATTGCTGCGCACCTTCGAGTCTCGTAGCATTACGCGTCTCGGCGAGACGAAGCCAAGACCTATTGATGTTCGTATCATTGCAGCGACGAATGTCAATCTGCGGGAAGCGGTCGGTGAAAAACTCTTCCGGGAAGATCTCTACTACCGTCTCAACGGCTTTACAATCTTCCTCCCGCCGCTTCGCGAACGCCTTGACGACATCGATCTGCTGGCATATCATTTCCTACGATCGTTCGCATCGGAATTCGGCAAAGACATTTCGGGTATGAGCAGTGGTTTCGTGACTGCGCTTAAACGCCACCGATGGCTCGGCAATATTCGCGAGCTCAAGAATGTGATCGAACGGGCGGTCATCCTATCCACCGGCAACACGCTCACCGAAGATCTGCTGCCCGAAGACGTTCGCTCGGCGCGAAACTCGGATGCCTCTGCCGCCCATGACGTTATCCCAACACTGGACGAACTCGAGCGAAAACACATCACCGACATCCTGCGCAAATGCAGCAATAACAAGACGCAGGCCGCGACGCTATTAGGCATCAGTGTAGCGACGCTGTACCGGAAGTTAAAAGAGTACGGTCTCTGA
- a CDS encoding DUF4157 domain-containing protein, producing MHTQSKHGEQDTRRTPTSSASATRIQRKMILGSTNDPAEHEADAMANHVMRMPSPALIQRKCAACEEEDTHIHRKADGDGVAVTDAIASRIQQRAGGGSTLPGATQSFMESRFATDFSSVRVHNDSEAQHLTRDLNAQAFTIGNNIYFGAGKYSPETTSGQHLLAHELTHTLQQSSNIVAKRIQRAGFGDLHLAESKANQPQQSQANQSDGKACPVQMTGTLSKVSWGETSGIYPTKDNRYTPEKWDPQKTCDLLRARGAVNAVGARGQKVHEASPGSSVIELKLKPYHFTENFPSLDPEIADNAVKWFYLSPLSSLPQHPTMSMLTSVKSYGAFYNNGGGDVPAGDIYIHFYKKKV from the coding sequence ATGCACACACAATCGAAGCACGGCGAACAGGATACAAGACGGACACCGACGAGCTCGGCTTCGGCGACTCGCATCCAACGAAAGATGATACTCGGTTCGACAAACGATCCGGCGGAACATGAAGCCGATGCGATGGCGAATCACGTCATGCGCATGCCCTCCCCAGCGCTGATCCAGCGCAAGTGTGCTGCGTGCGAGGAAGAAGACACGCACATCCATCGAAAGGCAGATGGAGATGGAGTTGCGGTGACCGATGCTATTGCGAGCCGCATCCAACAGCGTGCGGGCGGCGGGTCGACGTTGCCCGGCGCGACACAGAGTTTTATGGAGAGTCGGTTCGCAACAGACTTCTCCAGCGTGCGTGTCCACAATGATAGCGAAGCACAGCATCTCACCCGGGATCTGAATGCACAGGCGTTTACAATCGGGAATAATATTTACTTCGGTGCAGGGAAGTATTCGCCCGAGACCACAAGCGGTCAGCATCTGCTGGCACACGAATTGACACACACCCTGCAACAGAGTTCAAATATTGTCGCAAAACGCATCCAGCGTGCCGGATTCGGCGACCTACATCTGGCAGAATCAAAAGCTAACCAGCCCCAGCAGTCACAAGCTAATCAGTCGGACGGAAAAGCGTGTCCTGTACAAATGACGGGTACTCTCAGTAAGGTTTCGTGGGGAGAAACGAGTGGTATCTATCCTACAAAAGATAATAGGTATACTCCGGAAAAATGGGATCCTCAAAAAACCTGTGACCTCCTGCGTGCGCGTGGTGCTGTCAATGCTGTAGGAGCTCGGGGGCAAAAAGTGCATGAAGCCTCACCAGGTTCAAGTGTGATCGAGTTGAAGTTGAAACCATATCATTTTACCGAGAATTTTCCATCTCTCGATCCTGAGATCGCTGATAATGCGGTAAAATGGTTTTATCTCTCTCCGTTATCCTCACTTCCACAACACCCGACAATGAGTATGCTGACAAGCGTGAAATCATACGGAGCGTTTTATAATAATGGTGGGGGGGATGTTCCAGCGGGAGACATTTATATCCATTTCTATAAGAAAAAGGTGTGA
- the kdpF gene encoding K(+)-transporting ATPase subunit F, with protein MLITLFVISIVLFFYLGYVLIKPEKF; from the coding sequence ATGCTTATTACTCTCTTTGTAATCAGTATCGTGTTGTTTTTTTACCTCGGTTATGTGCTGATCAAGCCCGAGAAATTCTAA
- a CDS encoding DUF4157 domain-containing protein yields the protein MPKASAASVQSASPLRISDVNHPLEREADLTASRVMRMPTPDFVQRKCTICDEDDRRAQRQADGTTNSSSTQTSGGGEAIVSQSVAHRISASRGGGSGLPQPTKSFMEFRFGEDFSAVKVHTGPEASQLSRALGANAFTVGSDFFFGANKFEQHTHQGQHLLAHELTHTLQQTGGSSVQRKTITAKEPMIMRDSAKTAGTAPITGDNVITFGATTADGGFGSKVTVSRLTKTVTGGSKPTVTNSKWDILRQRKNVNDSGGAKTAGGTTYYVRGHLLNGVLGGTGADWQNLTPLTQNANNWGEESHLRAFEVPVKTAVLDQGQAVDFSVEAKYEQRPALESQITARSQAVPANDPQLAVMKAERAVPTKLECTAVNSDTKASIVANPVIIDNAIDTDPASYFLSTNASSVVAQQNDALKADLAEYPISVAEKPLVLYVSKSKPAGAKSWVDQILESPVAENQAVAKAVAGLTLVRLDRSKSVHHVIARFDPANEGPPVTTSSPVEVMLDVVSGTLKLSASKLSVPIDYPYLSPGKFTKFMLEPDGLAGEGIIHPSIPLFGDLTVAFGPSRLAVTKGLGLAGKKSPIPNFRITKDELALELAPEFKPSGTIEFALGPEATPYATGSVTATVENNEFVAKGTLHANIPGLSAADGEVKYSKSGGWTGSIAIATSSIPNTRDVHATVSIGPNGLAAEGGLSIVLPGDGNTVSMSLVYKDQKFVLAGSGQLKIPVSGVDPVQLSFEHDGTHLNGSGKTGITINGLKGTISITYNDGKISGEGTITFAKGKAAGSLSVKLSEENKLSGEGSMTYQITDNLQAKAGIILKEDKSVRVKGALEVTKPIELFAARAGQQTLLHIPTIKIPIPGASIGPVGLVITIDGGIGIHYSVGPGQLRNTKIEAAFNPLDDKPDVDVIIGTQLYVGARAGIGGSIRGALAIDVWVASVSGGLTLGAQADLSGSASADLQLHYTKNHIEFDAIGRINAGLILGLSIDGDVTATALTKEWKKVWRLAGYQYDTGLQFGLEAPLHYASDKSFRPPSVSDIKWTIPKLDPATILKDAIAKAGG from the coding sequence GTGCCGAAGGCTTCAGCCGCATCGGTGCAATCGGCTTCGCCACTCCGCATCTCGGATGTGAATCATCCGCTCGAACGCGAAGCTGATCTCACGGCATCGAGAGTGATGCGAATGCCTACGCCCGATTTCGTTCAGCGCAAATGCACTATATGCGACGAAGACGATCGACGCGCGCAGCGACAGGCTGACGGAACTACAAACTCGTCATCCACACAAACGTCTGGCGGCGGAGAAGCGATTGTGAGCCAATCGGTCGCACATCGTATCAGTGCATCTCGCGGCGGCGGTTCTGGACTCCCGCAACCGACAAAGAGTTTTATGGAATTCAGATTCGGCGAAGATTTTTCTGCCGTCAAAGTACACACCGGTCCAGAAGCCTCTCAACTCTCAAGGGCACTTGGAGCTAACGCATTTACCGTGGGCTCGGATTTTTTTTTCGGTGCGAATAAGTTCGAACAGCATACACATCAAGGGCAGCATCTTCTTGCGCATGAATTGACGCACACGCTACAGCAAACGGGAGGATCCTCGGTTCAACGGAAAACTATAACCGCCAAAGAGCCGATGATCATGCGCGATAGTGCAAAAACCGCCGGCACTGCGCCTATCACTGGCGATAATGTGATCACATTCGGTGCGACAACTGCCGACGGCGGCTTCGGCTCGAAGGTGACTGTTAGTCGTCTAACGAAGACCGTTACCGGAGGTTCGAAACCGACCGTCACAAACTCGAAGTGGGATATCCTTCGTCAACGAAAGAATGTGAATGATTCGGGCGGCGCCAAAACGGCCGGTGGTACAACATATTATGTTCGAGGACATTTACTCAACGGTGTGCTCGGTGGTACGGGGGCAGATTGGCAAAACCTAACACCGCTTACACAGAATGCCAATAATTGGGGCGAAGAGTCGCATTTGCGTGCGTTCGAGGTCCCGGTCAAGACGGCTGTCCTTGATCAAGGCCAAGCGGTCGATTTTAGCGTCGAAGCGAAATACGAACAGCGACCTGCACTCGAGAGCCAAATCACTGCTCGAAGTCAAGCCGTTCCTGCGAACGATCCACAACTTGCAGTCATGAAAGCCGAGCGTGCCGTTCCGACGAAACTCGAATGTACCGCCGTCAACTCGGATACAAAGGCTTCAATCGTTGCAAACCCCGTTATAATAGATAATGCAATCGATACCGATCCTGCTTCGTACTTTTTATCGACGAATGCCTCATCGGTCGTCGCTCAGCAGAATGACGCCCTCAAAGCGGATCTGGCAGAGTACCCAATATCCGTCGCCGAAAAGCCGCTGGTGCTCTATGTCAGTAAGTCGAAGCCTGCTGGTGCGAAGAGTTGGGTCGATCAGATCCTTGAGTCGCCAGTCGCCGAAAATCAGGCGGTCGCGAAAGCCGTTGCGGGCTTGACACTCGTCCGTCTCGACCGATCGAAGTCGGTGCATCACGTCATTGCCAGGTTCGACCCAGCCAATGAGGGGCCGCCAGTGACGACTTCCAGTCCGGTGGAAGTCATGCTGGATGTTGTTTCAGGCACACTGAAACTCTCGGCATCTAAGCTCAGCGTGCCAATCGACTACCCATATTTGAGCCCCGGTAAGTTTACGAAGTTTATGCTTGAGCCGGACGGTTTGGCGGGAGAAGGAATAATACATCCGTCGATCCCGCTTTTTGGAGATCTCACCGTTGCGTTCGGACCGTCGAGACTTGCAGTGACAAAGGGACTCGGACTTGCGGGCAAAAAATCCCCGATCCCCAACTTCCGTATTACGAAAGACGAGCTTGCTCTTGAACTTGCACCGGAATTTAAGCCGTCCGGTACCATCGAGTTTGCTCTCGGGCCCGAGGCAACCCCGTATGCCACCGGCTCGGTTACTGCTACCGTAGAGAACAATGAATTCGTTGCCAAAGGTACACTTCATGCAAATATTCCCGGTCTTAGTGCAGCCGATGGCGAAGTTAAGTACTCGAAATCTGGTGGATGGACCGGCTCCATTGCGATTGCAACGAGCAGTATTCCAAATACACGGGACGTACACGCAACAGTATCGATCGGCCCGAACGGTTTAGCTGCGGAAGGTGGATTGTCAATCGTGCTTCCAGGGGATGGCAATACGGTCTCGATGTCGCTGGTATATAAGGATCAGAAATTTGTCCTCGCCGGGTCGGGACAATTGAAGATCCCGGTTAGCGGGGTTGATCCGGTTCAGTTATCGTTCGAGCATGACGGGACACATCTCAACGGTTCTGGAAAGACCGGCATCACGATCAATGGACTAAAGGGTACGATTTCGATTACCTATAATGACGGTAAGATCAGCGGGGAAGGTACGATCACGTTCGCAAAGGGGAAGGCCGCCGGTAGTCTGAGTGTCAAACTAAGTGAAGAAAATAAACTTTCTGGCGAAGGGTCGATGACCTATCAGATTACCGATAACCTTCAGGCGAAGGCTGGGATTATTCTCAAAGAAGATAAGTCCGTTCGGGTCAAAGGAGCGCTCGAAGTCACGAAACCCATCGAACTGTTTGCCGCACGGGCTGGTCAACAGACACTCTTACACATTCCGACTATTAAGATTCCGATCCCCGGGGCGTCGATCGGGCCTGTTGGATTGGTAATCACGATCGATGGTGGGATAGGGATCCATTACTCGGTCGGACCGGGCCAATTACGCAACACCAAGATCGAGGCGGCATTCAATCCGCTTGATGATAAGCCGGACGTCGACGTGATCATTGGAACACAGTTATATGTCGGTGCACGAGCCGGGATCGGTGGCTCGATCCGTGGTGCCCTTGCGATCGATGTGTGGGTTGCCTCCGTTTCCGGCGGATTGACCCTTGGGGCTCAAGCCGACCTTAGTGGCTCTGCCAGCGCAGATCTTCAACTCCATTACACAAAGAATCACATCGAGTTCGATGCCATCGGCCGAATCAATGCGGGGCTTATTCTTGGACTATCGATCGACGGGGATGTGACGGCAACGGCTCTGACCAAAGAGTGGAAAAAGGTATGGAGACTTGCAGGATATCAATATGACACCGGCTTGCAGTTTGGGCTGGAAGCGCCACTGCACTACGCGAGTGATAAGTCCTTCCGACCACCGTCGGTATCGGATATTAAATGGACAATCCCAAAACTTGATCCGGCAACCATACTGAAAGACGCAATAGCAAAAGCAGGGGGATAA